From Aspergillus chevalieri M1 DNA, chromosome 4, nearly complete sequence, a single genomic window includes:
- the DIB1 gene encoding DIM1 family thioredoxin-like protein (BUSCO:EOG0926506U;~COG:A;~EggNog:ENOG410PMYK;~InterPro:IPR036249,IPR004123;~PFAM:PF02966;~go_component: GO:0046540 - U4/U6 x U5 tri-snRNP complex [Evidence IEA];~go_process: GO:0000398 - mRNA splicing, via spliceosome [Evidence IEA]) codes for MGSVILPHLHSAWHVDQSILSEDDRLVIIRFGKDGHPDCLRQDDVLAKIAEKVKNFAVVYLCDIDEVPDFNSMYELYDPMTIMFFFRNKHMMCDFGTGNNNKLNWLLEDKQELIDIIETIYRGAKKGRGLVVSPKDYSTRYRY; via the exons ATGGGTTCCGTGATTCTGCCTCACCTACACTCGGCCTGGCATGTCGACCAGTCCATTCTCAGCGAAGATGACCGTTTAGTGATCATCCGTTTTGGCAAGGACGGCCACCCGGACTGTCTGCGCCAGGACGATGTGCTCGCCAAAATCGCGGAGAAAGTGAAGAACTTTGCCGTGGTTTACCTGTGTGATATTGATGAGGTCCCGGATTTCAATTCTATGTACGAGCTTTACGATCCGATGACAATAATG TTCTTCTTTAGGAATAAGCATATGATGT GTGATTTCGGAACTGGTAATAATAACAAGCTGAACTGGTTACT AGAGGACAAACAGGAGTTGATCGATATCATCGAAACGATCTACCGCGGCGCGAAGAAGGGTCGGGGCCTGGTCGTCAGCCCCAAGGATTACTCCACGAGATACCGTTACTAG
- a CDS encoding putative MFS transporter (COG:G;~EggNog:ENOG410PMPF;~InterPro:IPR011701,IPR036259;~PFAM:PF07690;~TransMembrane:10 (i55-71o98-115i122-141o147-179i264-290o310-330i351-371o377-402i414-437o449-467i);~go_function: GO:0022857 - transmembrane transporter activity [Evidence IEA];~go_process: GO:0055085 - transmembrane transport [Evidence IEA]) has protein sequence MVPSNDIMTDVPGTVYLVDASGSLDAARSGRDILLVPQPTHTQADPLNWPKYKKYWSLFLISAYACIMSFGENNWGAAWTTISEETGVTLNNMNGGSALNYLLLGFVNIIWIPSAMKFGRKIIYILSLLFILAGGVWGGFFEGTAQYYLMMVVTGIGTAAYQALIQLTAILILLFIFTFDDTIFPRYRFRNEASTEPSKHDKTAQPSPTKDEKDEKPDPSQTITASHSAGEISMPPRTYLQKLAPIHYFKDDQTTWFQYFRRPFYLFLFPNIVLAGIQFAFGCTAGIVSFNTISEIMTEPPYNWSAGSAGLLFLAALVGNFIGMAIGSLSDYLVLTLTRRNKGYKEPEMRLYAYIFSLFLAAVGYFTYGWGATAGSHWMAIAVGLCCMIAQQVSATSIATAYAMECFDQISGELVIVLAICSSVINFAISFSVQNFIDATSYGWTFTFYGIWVVLSMLMGAPMIVWGKSWRRRCKGRYEAFLAEMR, from the exons ATGGTTCCCTCAAATGATATTATGACAGATGTGCCAGGCACTGTGTACCTGGTGGATG CATCCGGAAGCCTCGATGCAGCCCGTTCCGGACGCGATATCCTCCTAGTCCCTCAGCCTACGCACACTCAGGCTGATCCGCTG AACTGGCCCAAATACAAAAAGTACTGGTCCCTCTTCCTAATCTCGGCCTACGCCTGCATAATGTCCTTCGGCGAGAACAACTGGGGCGCAGCCTGGACAACCATCTCCGAAGAAACAGGCGTGACCTTGAACAACATGAACGGCGGCTCGGCACTGAACTACCTCCTCCTAGGCTTTGTGAACATCATCTGGATTCCGTCTGCTATGAAGTTTGGACGGAAGATTATTTATATTCTGAGCTTGCTGTTTATTTTAGCTGGTGGTGTTTGGGGAGGGTTTTTTGAGGGGACGGCGCAGTATTATCTTATGATGGTTGTTACGGGGATTGGGACGGCGGCGTATCAGGCTTTGATTCAGTTGACG GCCATCCTAATCCTCCTATTCATCTTCACTTTCGACGACACCATTTTTCCACGCTATCGGTTCCGAAACGAAGCCTCCACAGAACCGTCCAAACATGACAAAACAGCCCAGCCTTCACCGACAAAGGATGAAAAAGACGAAAAACCAGACCCTAGCCAGACCATAACGGCCAGCCACAGCGCCGGCGAAATCTCCATGCCGCCACGAACATATCTCCAAAAACTAGCACCCATCCACTACTTCAAAGACGACCAAACAACCTGGTTCCAGTACTTCCGCCGTCCATTCTACCTTTTCCTATTCCCGAACATCGTCCTCGCCGGTATCCAGTTCGCCTTCGGCTGCACGGCCGGCATCGTCTCCTTCAACACCATCTCAGAAATCATGACAGAACCACCATACAACTGGAGTGCCGGCTCAGCCGGCCTCTTATTCCTCGCAGCTCTCGTTGGCAACTTCATCGG AATGGCCATCGGCTCCCTCTCAGACTATCTAGTCCTGACCCTAACCCGCCGCAACAAAGGCTACAAAGAGCCCGAGATGCGCCTCTACGCATACATCTTCTCACTGTTCCTCGCGGCCGTCGGATACTTCACGTACGGCTGGGGCGCGACGGCGGGAAGCCATTGGATGGCTATTGCTGTGGGGTTGTGCTGTATGATTGCGCAGCAGGTTTCGGCGACAAGTATTGCGACGGCATATGCGATGGAATGTTTTGATCAG ATATCTGGTGAATTGGTAATTGTGCTTGCGATCTGCTCGTCCGTTATCAATTTTGCGATATCGTTCTCTGTGCAGAATTTCATCGATGCGACGAGTTATGGGTGGACGTTCACGTTTTATGGGATTTGGGTGGTTTTGTCGATGCTTATGGGGGCGCCGATGATTGTTTGGGGGAagagttggagaaggaggtgtAAGGGGAGATATGAGGCGTTTTTGGCGGAGATGAGGTAG
- a CDS encoding acetamidase/formamidase family protein (COG:C;~EggNog:ENOG410PKCF;~InterPro:IPR004304;~PFAM:PF03069;~go_function: GO:0016811 - hydrolase activity, acting on carbon-nitrogen (but not peptide) bonds, in linear amides [Evidence IEA]), translated as MGTGQIRTALKIDRGKPAWEQPGLHNRWHPDVPSVSTIAQNEVVKIECIDWTGGQIKNDDSADDIKNVDLTRIHYLSGPFDIESAEPGDVLVVEIQDVQPLQDEPWGFGGIFDRNNGGGFLDEIYPKPAKAIWDFEGIFCSSRHIPGVRFPGLIHPGILGCAPTAEILAEWNRREGELIAANASADRDVAKPPEPKGAHAGAAQESLIEKIAREGARTIPGRPENGGNADIKNLSRGSKIYLPIHVPGAKFSVGDLHFSQGDGEISFCGAIEMAGEITLKFSVLKDGMAKMAMKSPIYIPGPVEPHFGPGRYLTFEGFSVDDQGKQHYLDTTVAYRQTCLRAIEYLRRYGYNDYQLYLLLSSAPVQGHIAGIVDIPNACTTMGIPMDIFDFDVRPEAEVVKRDMGSCAFASSSFL; from the exons atgggcaccggacaaaTTCGCACTGCTCTCAAGATCGATCGTGGGAAGCCGGCGTGGGAGCAACCAGGTCTTCAT AATAGATGGCATCCTGACG TCCCCTCCGTTAGCACGATTGCACAAAATGAAGTCGTAAAGATCGAATGCATCGACTGGACTGGAGGCCAGATCAAGAACGATGATTCTGCCGATGATATCAAGAACGTCGACCTGACACGAATCCACTACCTATCTGGACCCTTCGACATCGAATCTGCAGAGCCTGGAGACGTTCTAGTAGTCGAAATCCAAGATGTGCAGCCGCTGCAAGATGAGCCATGGGGTTTCGGAGGCATCTTCGATCGGAATAACGGGGGAGGATTTCTTGACGAGATATACCCGAAGCC GGCCAAAGCAATTTGGGATTTTGAAGGGATCTTCTGCTCTTCTCGTCACATTCCCGGTGTGCGCTTCCCCGGCCTCATCCATCCAGGAATCCTGGGCTGTGCACCAACTGCAGAGATTCTAGCAGAATGGAACCGTCGCGAGGGTGAACTGATTGCAGCAAATGCCTCCGCTGATCGAGATGTCGCCAAGCCACCGGAGCCAAAAGGTGCGCATGCCGGTGCTGCACAAGAAAGCCTCATAGAAAAGATTGCACGAGAAGGAGCTCGCACGATTCCT GGCCGTCCCGAAAATGGCGGCAACGCCGACATCAAAAACCTCTCCCGCGGCTCCAAAATCTACCTCCCCATCCACGTCCCCGGCGCCAAATTCTCCGTCGGCGATCTACACTTCTCCCAAGGCGACGGTGAGATATCCTTCTGTGGCGCGATTGAAATGGCCGGCGAGATCACCCTGAAATTCAGCGTCCTCAAAGACGGCATGGCCAAGATGGCCATGAAATCCCCCATCTACATACCAGGACCCGTCGAGCCTCATTTTGGGCCCGGCCGATATCTAACTTTCGAGGGATTCTCTGTCGACGACCAGGGGAAGCAGCATTATCTCGATACTACTGTTGCGTACCGGCAAACCTGCTTACGGGCGATTGAGTATCTGCGGAGGTATGGATATAATGATTATCAGTTATATTTGCTGCTTAGTTCTGCGCCGGTGCAGGGGCATATTGCTGGTATTGTTGATATTCCGAATGCGTGTACTACGATGGGAATACCGATGGATATTTTTGATTTTGATGTTCGGCCTGAGGCGGAGGTTGTTAAGAGGGATATGGGGAGTTGTGCGTTTGCTAGTAGTTCATTTCTTTGA
- a CDS encoding NAD(P)/FAD-dependent oxidoreductase (COG:E;~EggNog:ENOG410PH30;~InterPro:IPR006076,IPR036188;~PFAM:PF01266,PF00890;~go_function: GO:0016491 - oxidoreductase activity [Evidence IEA];~go_process: GO:0055114 - oxidation-reduction process [Evidence IEA]): MTPSLNPSSSILIVGAGTWGCSTALHLARRGYTKVTVLDPHQVPSPIAAGNDINKIMEHRELKDPNSDSISLAFATCTRAALNGWKTDPVFQPYFHETGAIVSGHTPELIKHIQEDEIDPTKSGNLVKLESAEDFRKTMPPGILTGGFPGWKGWLNKTGAGWIHARKAMVSTYSEAKRLGVSFVTGSPQGNVISLVYENGDVIGAETEDGIVHRAQHTILAAGAGSDRLLDFKNQLRPTAWTLCHIRMTPEEAQRYRNLPVLFNIAKGFFMEPDEDKHELKICDEHPGYCNFVPDPQHSGEIRSIPFARHQIPLEAEARARDFLSDTMPHLARRPLAFARICWDADTVDRAFLIDRHPDHASLLLAVGGSGNGAMQMPTIGGFIADALEGVLQKELKHVVRWRPEIADHRDWRSTQNRYGGPFKVMDFQEVGEDEWTKIVDAKSRL; the protein is encoded by the exons ATGACACCATCACTCAATCCTTCGTCATCAATTCTCATTGTCGGCGCAGGTACCTGGGGCTGCTCGACGGCTCTGCATCTCGCCCGTCGGGGATATACAAAGGTCACCGTGCTTGATCCTCATCAGGTGCCATCGCCCATTGCAGCCGGCAATGATATCAACAAGATCATGGAGCATCGTGAATTGAAAG ACCCCAATTCTGACTCCATAAGTCTCGCCTTCGCAACATGCACCAGAGCGGCATTGAACGGGTGGAAAACAGACCCAGTTTTTCAGCCCTACTTCCACGAGACGGGCGCGATTGTCTCCGGCCATACGCCAGAGTTGATCAAACACATCCAAGAAGATGAGATCGATCCGACCAAGTCCGGGAATTTGGTGAAGTTAGAGTCGGCCGAAGATTTCCGCAAGACCATGCCCCCGGGTATATTGACAGGAGGCTTCCCGGGATGGAAAGGCTGGTTGAATAAGACCGGTGCGGGATGGATCCATGCGCGGAAGGCCATGGTCTCTACTTATAGCGAAGCAAAGCGGCTGGGTGTCAGTTTCGTGACAGGTTCGCCGCAGGGAAATGTAATCTCGCTCGTCTACGAAAATGGTGACGTTATCGGAGCCGAAACCGAAGATGGAATCGTCCACCGTGCACAGCATACCATCCTCGCCGCCGGCGCAGGAAGTGACCGTCTTCTAGACTTCAAAAACCAACTACGCCCAACAGCATGGACACTCTGCCACATCCGCATGACCCCTGAAGAAGCGCAACGATACCGCAACCTCCCCGTCCTCTTCAATATCGCGAAGGGCTTCTTCATGGAACCCGACGAAGACAAGCACGAGCTTAAGATCTGCGACGAACATCCCGGATACTGTAACTTCGTGCCTGATCCGCAGCACTCCGGTGAAATACGCAGTATCCCATTTGCTAGACATCAGATTCCGCTTGAGGCGGAGGCGCGGGCTAGGGATTTCCTAAGCGATACCATGCCGCATCTGGCAAGAAGGCCGTTGGCATTTGCGAGGATTTGTTGGGATGCAGATACAGTGGATCGGGCTTTCTTGATTGATAGGCATCCGGATCATGCATCGCTGTTGCTGGCTGTTGGAGGGTCTGGGAATGGCGCTATGCAAATGCCTACAATTGGGGGGTTTATTGCAGATGCTTTGGAGGGGGTTCTGCAGAAGGAGTTGAAGCATGTTGTGCGGTGGCGGCCGGAAATAGCAGATCATCGGGACTGGAGATCTACTCAGAATCGGTATGGGGGGCCTTTCAAGGTTATGGACTTTCAAGAGGTGGGTGAAGATGAGTGGACAAAGATCGTTGACGCGAAAAGTCGACTGTAG